In a genomic window of Alistipes sp. ZOR0009:
- a CDS encoding phage tail protein, with the protein HNHNMMVRDSYDAAIPGTNILGNETIPTDPNQTKKNTGNVLSYVSSTPDASKKTILNPKSISTQGGGQAHENRMPFVTMVYCIATQGVYPTRP; encoded by the coding sequence CGCATAACCACAACATGATGGTTCGTGACTCCTACGATGCGGCGATCCCTGGAACCAACATTTTAGGGAATGAAACCATTCCTACTGATCCTAACCAAACCAAAAAGAATACAGGCAATGTGCTCTCGTATGTTAGCAGCACCCCTGATGCTTCTAAAAAAACAATCCTCAATCCCAAGAGCATTAGCACACAAGGCGGTGGACAAGCTCACGAAAACAGAATGCCCTTTGTTACCATGGTGTACTGCATCGCAACTCAAGGTGTATATCCAACAAGACCTTAA